A genome region from Fervidobacterium changbaicum includes the following:
- a CDS encoding AEC family transporter — MIRQAFNAVVPSFIMMFVGYMYGKLFKDDITLFNKIATWLMAPVVTFAFMNDYIPTTGVLLRYGLGFSVMFILSFLLSILHREEREIFFTGNVYVNSGYLGYPVLLALWGEEALALGVVYSFINVFFGSTFLPALIRGKFELKNVLKLPFLYAIILGWGLGMAGISYKQLPVGVLTAFNWLREMAIPFLLLQVGLGISRINFETSTIKDYVFIVLERLLLVPLVLLPIALLFEPLEAKVFLLECAMPIGVNSVVVIGAFKKELVSKAGMTVAITTLFSLITLPLWAYVIERIF; from the coding sequence TTGATAAGGCAAGCGTTCAATGCTGTAGTGCCTTCTTTTATAATGATGTTCGTTGGTTACATGTACGGAAAGTTGTTCAAAGACGATATAACTTTATTTAATAAAATCGCTACTTGGTTGATGGCACCAGTTGTGACCTTTGCTTTCATGAACGATTACATCCCCACAACGGGTGTGCTCCTACGTTACGGGCTTGGCTTTTCTGTGATGTTTATTTTATCGTTCCTGCTTTCGATATTACACAGAGAAGAAAGGGAAATCTTCTTTACGGGAAATGTGTATGTTAATTCAGGTTATCTTGGCTATCCCGTATTACTTGCACTTTGGGGAGAAGAAGCCCTTGCGCTGGGCGTGGTTTACTCTTTCATAAACGTATTTTTTGGTAGCACATTCTTACCGGCATTAATTAGAGGGAAGTTTGAGTTGAAAAATGTTCTGAAACTGCCGTTTCTTTACGCTATCATTTTAGGTTGGGGACTAGGGATGGCTGGAATTTCGTACAAGCAACTACCGGTTGGTGTGCTTACAGCTTTCAACTGGCTTAGGGAAATGGCAATTCCATTTTTGCTCTTACAAGTTGGGTTGGGTATCTCCAGGATTAATTTTGAAACTTCGACAATCAAGGATTATGTTTTTATTGTCTTGGAAAGACTGTTGTTAGTTCCGCTGGTCTTACTACCGATAGCGCTTCTTTTTGAACCACTGGAAGCAAAAGTTTTTCTTTTAGAATGTGCAATGCCGATAGGGGTCAATAGCGTTGTTGTGATAGGAGCTTTCAAAAAGGAGCTCGTTTCCAAAGCAGGAATGACAGTTGCAATTACAACGTTATTTTCCCTGATAACACTTCCGTTGTGGGCGTATGTAATTGAAAGGATTTTTTAA